One region of Turicibacter bilis genomic DNA includes:
- a CDS encoding radical SAM/SPASM domain-containing protein — MPRFKKIYIEITNRCNLKCDFCPSATLGRKGRVMTESDFIHILNEVKPYTNYLYFHLLGEPFLNPRIGRFLELSHEAGMQVNLTTNGTLIKKVEDILIQAPALRQINFSIHSFEANEQNGTLEDYLLSIADFIDRIQAVKPIYCNLRLWNMDAEELKAKNSLNQEILTLIEKSFKLDVNLSEKLQETHNIKIKDRVFINMAEKFEWPTLERDVISEKMFCYGLRDHIAIQADGTVVPCCLDSEGKIPLGNVHETPLNEVLESERAKNMYDGFSRRCAVEELCKRCGYAKRY; from the coding sequence ATGCCTCGATTTAAGAAGATTTATATTGAAATTACAAATCGTTGCAATTTAAAGTGTGACTTCTGTCCGAGTGCGACACTTGGTCGAAAGGGGCGTGTGATGACAGAGTCAGATTTTATACATATATTAAATGAAGTGAAGCCGTATACGAATTATTTATATTTTCACTTATTAGGAGAGCCGTTTTTAAATCCACGTATTGGACGCTTTTTAGAACTGAGTCATGAAGCAGGAATGCAGGTTAATTTAACAACGAATGGGACATTGATTAAGAAGGTTGAAGATATTTTAATTCAAGCACCCGCCCTCAGACAAATTAATTTCTCAATTCATTCATTTGAAGCGAATGAACAAAATGGAACACTCGAAGATTATTTATTAAGTATTGCTGATTTTATTGACCGGATTCAAGCGGTGAAGCCTATATATTGTAATCTTCGTTTATGGAATATGGATGCAGAAGAATTAAAGGCGAAAAATTCATTGAATCAAGAGATTTTAACGTTAATTGAAAAGTCTTTTAAATTAGATGTTAATTTAAGTGAGAAATTACAAGAAACGCATAATATTAAGATTAAAGATCGGGTGTTTATTAATATGGCCGAAAAGTTTGAATGGCCAACACTTGAGCGTGACGTGATTAGTGAGAAAATGTTCTGTTATGGGTTGCGCGATCATATTGCGATTCAAGCCGATGGAACAGTCGTACCTTGCTGTTTAGACAGTGAAGGAAAAATTCCACTAGGAAATGTTCATGAAACACCATTAAATGAAGTTTTAGAAAGTGAGCGTGCTAAAAATATGTATGACGGATTCTCACGCCGTTGTGCTGTTGAAGAGCTTTGTAAACGTTGTGGCTATGCCAAAAGATATTAA
- a CDS encoding nucleotide pyrophosphohydrolase, with protein MKETMKKILEFRDERGWKPYHTPENLAKSISIEAAELLECFQWNHEFDPIHVNEELADVLIYCLQMVDVLGVDAKQIIFEKLEKNAVKYPVQK; from the coding sequence ATGAAGGAAACAATGAAAAAAATTTTAGAGTTTCGAGATGAACGTGGTTGGAAACCATACCATACACCTGAAAATTTAGCGAAGTCAATTTCGATTGAAGCGGCAGAATTACTTGAATGTTTTCAATGGAACCATGAGTTTGATCCGATTCATGTTAATGAAGAATTGGCTGATGTTTTAATTTATTGTTTACAAATGGTAGATGTGTTAGGTGTTGATGCAAAGCAGATTATTTTTGAAAAATTAGAAAAGAATGCAGTTAAATATCCCGTTCAAAAATAA
- a CDS encoding peptide deformylase: MIRPIMKDEVFLAQKSVPATKADLPVVEDLIDTLRANLDGCVGMAANMIGVKKRIIIFAIGEIIVPMINPIIVKKEKSYVTEESCLSLTGVRQTTRYESIVVEYLDKDFKKQKGTFTGFVAQIIQHEIDHCNGIII; this comes from the coding sequence ATGATTAGACCCATTATGAAGGATGAAGTCTTTTTAGCGCAAAAATCAGTACCAGCTACAAAAGCAGATTTACCAGTCGTTGAAGATTTAATCGATACATTAAGAGCCAATCTTGATGGTTGCGTAGGAATGGCAGCTAACATGATTGGAGTGAAAAAACGCATTATCATCTTTGCGATAGGAGAAATAATTGTTCCGATGATTAATCCAATAATCGTGAAAAAAGAAAAAAGTTATGTGACTGAGGAAAGCTGTTTATCTTTAACAGGTGTTAGACAAACAACACGATATGAAAGTATCGTTGTCGAATACTTAGATAAAGACTTCAAAAAACAAAAAGGAACATTTACAGGATTTGTCGCACAAATTATTCAACACGAAATCGATCACTGTAATGGGATTATTATTTAG
- a CDS encoding metal-dependent hydrolase has translation MTAATHQRGGLLCGLITHQLFIAPLYAEANTFSKLFIITLYCVATTVGSLLPDIDMKSSQMGKLLPFISKFISTHFKHRTLTHSLLSIAFFFILMSFAPLLNVGQDFYIILTCGLMVGHISHIVLDLFTHQGVCLFYPCKIKIKLANFKTGAKGERFVNSALLVSMVLYFVYETYTVMVYAFHP, from the coding sequence ATGACAGCCGCTACTCACCAACGCGGAGGCTTACTTTGTGGACTAATCACTCATCAATTATTTATCGCACCGCTTTATGCCGAAGCTAATACCTTTTCTAAACTTTTCATTATTACCCTCTATTGTGTAGCTACAACTGTCGGTTCTTTACTGCCTGATATTGATATGAAAAGTTCACAAATGGGAAAACTTCTTCCCTTTATTTCAAAGTTTATCTCAACTCATTTTAAACATCGAACACTAACTCACAGTCTTTTGTCCATTGCTTTTTTCTTTATTCTCATGTCGTTTGCACCACTACTTAATGTAGGACAAGATTTTTATATCATTCTAACGTGTGGATTAATGGTCGGTCATATTTCTCATATTGTTCTCGATTTATTTACGCATCAAGGCGTGTGTCTTTTTTATCCGTGTAAAATAAAAATTAAACTAGCGAACTTTAAAACAGGAGCTAAAGGCGAACGATTTGTTAATTCCGCCCTTTTAGTCAGTATGGTCCTTTATTTTGTATATGAGACTTATACTGTGATGGTTTATGCCTTTCATCCGTGA
- a CDS encoding patatin-like phospholipase family protein, whose product MKVGIVLEGGGMRGLYTSGVLDYLLDQDIMADYVIGVSAGACNGVSYVSKQRGRNFRVNTSYLNDKRYLSLNNFIKTKSLFGMDFIFNQIPHQLDLFDYDTFLASSCEFKVGVTDALTGQPVYFDKTHLNYDSTIIKASSSIPVFSPIVPYQEGEYLDGGTSDSIPVKQALKDGCDHVIVVLTRDRSFIKEPESFRFIYSRALKKYPNMIKTLDNRHLMYNETLEFIKQLEQEGKATVIAPSHPIKISRFEKDINKLKELYELGYQDAATQINKIKKLKD is encoded by the coding sequence ATGAAAGTAGGAATCGTTTTAGAAGGTGGCGGTATGCGCGGATTGTATACGAGTGGTGTCTTAGATTATTTATTAGATCAAGATATTATGGCTGATTACGTGATCGGTGTTTCTGCGGGAGCTTGTAATGGGGTTTCCTATGTTTCCAAACAGAGAGGACGTAACTTTCGTGTCAATACCAGTTATTTGAATGATAAACGTTATCTAAGCTTAAATAATTTTATTAAAACAAAATCTTTATTTGGAATGGATTTTATTTTTAATCAGATTCCTCATCAACTTGATTTATTTGATTATGATACCTTTTTGGCTTCTTCGTGTGAATTCAAGGTAGGGGTCACGGATGCCTTAACTGGTCAACCCGTTTATTTCGATAAAACTCATTTAAATTATGATTCAACGATTATTAAAGCGTCTTCTTCTATTCCCGTCTTTTCACCTATTGTACCTTACCAAGAGGGAGAATATTTAGATGGGGGAACATCAGACTCTATTCCTGTCAAACAGGCGTTAAAAGACGGGTGTGATCATGTCATTGTTGTGCTAACTCGAGATCGTAGTTTTATTAAAGAACCAGAAAGCTTCCGATTTATCTATTCAAGAGCTTTAAAAAAATATCCTAATATGATTAAGACACTTGATAACCGCCACCTCATGTATAACGAAACCCTTGAATTCATTAAACAACTTGAACAAGAAGGAAAAGCAACCGTCATTGCACCTTCTCATCCGATAAAAATCAGTCGTTTTGAAAAAGACATTAATAAATTAAAAGAATTATATGAACTTGGTTATCAGGATGCGGCTACTCAAATCAATAAAATAAAAAAACTAAAGGATTGA